The Leptospira wolbachii serovar Codice str. CDC genome segment TGGCGTAAAACATGTCGTGAACTCCTCACCTGATTTCGAAGTTGTGGGAGAAGCCGAACATGCCTCTCAAATTGCCCCTCTCATAAATGAAACGAGACCCGACTTTGTCCTCCTCGACTTACGGATTCCGGGGGAAAACGTTCTGAACATGGTAAAGGATTGGAAAAAAGAACATCCAAACCTAAAAGTAGTCACGCTAACCATGCTCGATGAGCAACCCATTGTTCATTCTGCCATTGAAGCCGGTGTGGATGGATATCTTCTAAAAAGCGACGATCTGAGTAGCCTTACCAAGAATCTAAATGAAATTGCAGCAGGAAAAACAGTTTATTCCAAAAACTTAAAACTTAGTTTCAATAGAAAACCTCAAGACGGGAAAGTTGCCAACAAAAAGGAAAAACAAATTTTAACGCTTCTTGGCCACGGAAAAACTTACCAAGAAATTGGAACAGAAATTGGCCTATCCAAAAGAACTGTGGAATACCATGTCGGACGGCTCAAAGACCGATTCAATGCAAAAACAGTTGCCGAACTCATAGGCCGCGCCAAAGAACAAATGTTGATTTAGGTTTCTAGATCTAACAATCGTTTCACTAGTTCTACCAACTTTTCATCCGGGGATGTTTTTGTAAGGAAAGCATCTCCGCCTATTTCGATCACAGTAGCTTCTAATTTATAACCAGTGTTCGGATCGGTGTGTGAACTCGATACTAAGAGAGAACGAATCTCTTCCATCTCAGAATTGGAATACAGGTCTCGTAAGAAATCGATACCCGTTCTTTCTGGCATGGAAAAATCCACTATAATCAGATCAGGTTTCAAACGGCCCACGGAAAGCAGAGCATGATCTGGATACTCTTCTTCCCAAAGGATACAAGGCAGGTCTTTTAAAACTTTGCGGATTTGTTTTCTGTATCCTGGATTGTCATCAAGGATTAGAACAATCTTTTCATAATTCGGAAGTAATAACTCAACAGAGGTTCCTTGGTCTTCTTCTGACTTAACGATGAGTTCTGCACCATGACGTTCTGCCACTTCTTTGCAAAAGGCAAGACCGACTCCTGCCCCCATTTCATCGGCTGTTCCCTTCCTAACAAAAAGAAAACCCTCTTCTAAAATATGTTCTGACCAGTATGGCGGCATACCGATTCCCGTATCGATTACTTTCAAACTCCAATGTTTATTGGACTCCGTAAGGGAAATTTCAACCGTTCCCGATTCTTTAGTAAACTTCACCGCATTTGTGAGTAAGTTCCAAATCAAATGTTCAATTAAGTTGGGATCGCCAATTCCAATGGAGGATTCTTCTATATGTGTGAGGACGGATATGTTTTTGGGTTTGGCCATATCTTGGACACGTTCGATGAGTTGGTCTGTGATTTGGCGAAAATCAAAAAGTTGGTAATCGGGAAATACGGAAGCGTTTTGGAATCGGGAATATTTGATGAGTTCCTCTACCATACTGAGAATGTTTTTGAGTCCAGTAGACGCCTCACCTAATACCTGTTTCGCCCTTTCTGGAGAGAGTGACGGGGGTGATTCTGTAAGTAAATTAAATACAGAAGAAATTCCAAAGAGTGGAGAACGAATGTCATGCGACACAATAGAGATAAATTTATCCTTGAGTTCTCCTGTTTTTTCGGCTTTTTCTTTCTCTTTTCGCAGTTCTATCGTTTTCCATTCCACTTCTTTTCTTAAGTTGAGTGTTAGGTATTCGGCAGTTTCCCAAGTATGTGCATTTTGTTTGGAAATTACAATGGCAAGACACATACAAAAGATAGCAAATCCGAGCTCTGTAAGCATTGGCAAATCCCAACGTTTAAAAAAAACTATGGAATCATAAATAGTCGCAGAGAGCATGATGATGGTTCCAAATAAAATAATACTTCCAATGTATCTGGTTTCTCTTTGAAAAGTGGAGCGAAAGGCGGCAACCATAGCAACTACCAAAATGATCGCCATATAAACCTGACTAAAAATGAGAAGTTTAGTGTACACAGCATACGGTGTTGTAGCGATGATTAAAAATTCTAAAAGGATGGGTAACAAAAGATAACGTTTGTACTTTTGAGGAAGGAAGTTCTTTTGGTTTTGGAAGAAAAACAAGAGACTAAAACATTGAATTCCACAAAAAGCAATGTACTCCACTCGAATTTGCAACATCTCAAGCCAATCGGAAGCCTGAAACCAATCTCTCGAAACACGGTCAAAAAGTAAAATACGGATGAGCCAAGAGATACAAAGCAAAGAAAACCAGAGAGGGGATTTGTCTTTTCTGCGATGGATATATAGAAATAGATGAGAGATCGCAAGGACAAAAAAACTAGCGAAGAAAAATGCTTTTTTACGTTCTTTAAATCGTAAGTACAAAACAGTTTTGCCCACTTCTCCTAAAACTGGGGAATAATAGGGGCCACCACGTGAATAGAGGTAATTTGAGATTTGTAGATATAGAACAGTTGAGGGTGTGGCACGAAAGGAGCGAGCCGTTTCTAAATAATACCCGATAGAACCATCTTTGGTTTTGGAAACTTTCCCGGCAGAACCGAGAAGGACAAGTCCCCTTTCCGCGTTGTGGTAATACGCTCTATAGGCCGATGAGGTTTCCCGTAGGTAGAACATTAGGTTCATAGGTTCGTTTACCTTTAGTTTCAAACGGTAAGTAACAAATCCATGAGCAGGAAGATTTTGGTTCACCCAATATGCAGGGACGGCAAGCCGGAGGGGTTCCTTTTTTTCTAAGGCTTTAAACTCCTCTTCTGTTTCGGGAAGTTCTCCTGGAAAAGCGTCCCACTCCCCCGCAAGAGGAAAGGGATCCAACGTTTTTGGGTCTTCGACACTGAGGTCAAGGACACCGCCTTGGATGGTTTTTGCTGGGGCTAAACTTGGGATGGAGCGATTGCATTGGATGAAAACCGAGACAAATAGAGAAAAAAATACGAGTTTAGAAAGGGATAAAATTTGGATACGTGCCACATCCTAACCTTAAAAAGAATTTCGAAAAACTCAAACCATATTAGTAGGAGTACGAGAAATTTATTCTTTGGATTTTGGCCATTCAGGCATATAACGATTGTTTTGATTGCAATAGAAAACATTGACTGCGATTCTAAATCGAAAGAAGTAGAGGATCTAAGGGGACGCCAATGGCCAAAAAATCAGACGCATTTGTTTCGAAAATCAACGAGGGATACCCAACCAAAGGATCTTTGTATCTAGGTTCTGGAATCTTCGATGGAGAAACACATAAGGAAGCCACAGTTTCCATTCCCCTCTCTACTCTAAACCGACAT includes the following:
- a CDS encoding response regulator transcription factor translates to MTPKKKVLLVEDHAVTRVGVKHVVNSSPDFEVVGEAEHASQIAPLINETRPDFVLLDLRIPGENVLNMVKDWKKEHPNLKVVTLTMLDEQPIVHSAIEAGVDGYLLKSDDLSSLTKNLNEIAAGKTVYSKNLKLSFNRKPQDGKVANKKEKQILTLLGHGKTYQEIGTEIGLSKRTVEYHVGRLKDRFNAKTVAELIGRAKEQMLI
- a CDS encoding hybrid sensor histidine kinase/response regulator translates to MARIQILSLSKLVFFSLFVSVFIQCNRSIPSLAPAKTIQGGVLDLSVEDPKTLDPFPLAGEWDAFPGELPETEEEFKALEKKEPLRLAVPAYWVNQNLPAHGFVTYRLKLKVNEPMNLMFYLRETSSAYRAYYHNAERGLVLLGSAGKVSKTKDGSIGYYLETARSFRATPSTVLYLQISNYLYSRGGPYYSPVLGEVGKTVLYLRFKERKKAFFFASFFVLAISHLFLYIHRRKDKSPLWFSLLCISWLIRILLFDRVSRDWFQASDWLEMLQIRVEYIAFCGIQCFSLLFFFQNQKNFLPQKYKRYLLLPILLEFLIIATTPYAVYTKLLIFSQVYMAIILVVAMVAAFRSTFQRETRYIGSIILFGTIIMLSATIYDSIVFFKRWDLPMLTELGFAIFCMCLAIVISKQNAHTWETAEYLTLNLRKEVEWKTIELRKEKEKAEKTGELKDKFISIVSHDIRSPLFGISSVFNLLTESPPSLSPERAKQVLGEASTGLKNILSMVEELIKYSRFQNASVFPDYQLFDFRQITDQLIERVQDMAKPKNISVLTHIEESSIGIGDPNLIEHLIWNLLTNAVKFTKESGTVEISLTESNKHWSLKVIDTGIGMPPYWSEHILEEGFLFVRKGTADEMGAGVGLAFCKEVAERHGAELIVKSEEDQGTSVELLLPNYEKIVLILDDNPGYRKQIRKVLKDLPCILWEEEYPDHALLSVGRLKPDLIIVDFSMPERTGIDFLRDLYSNSEMEEIRSLLVSSSHTDPNTGYKLEATVIEIGGDAFLTKTSPDEKLVELVKRLLDLET